From the genome of Alteromonas stellipolaris:
ATTTAGATGATGCCATTCTAACGCTACCTGGTGCGCAGTCGGGCCATCCTTTATCGCCCTTCTTTAAAACTGGGTTTAGCGACTACGCCACACAAGCGGCTACTCCATTACTGCCAGGTAAAATTATACACCTACGCCAATGGTATCCGAAGGACGAAGGATAAACCGATGACGCCCGCTATTACCCTATTAAAGAATAAGCGTATTGCCCATACTATTTTAAAATACCATCACGATAGCAATGCGCCCTCTTATGGATTAGAAGCAGCCGATAAACTAAACCTTAACCCTAGTTCGGTTTTTAAAACGCTAGTGGTAAGTGATGAAACCAATAAATTGGCTGTAGCGCTAGTGCCAGTAAACACCACGCTAAGCGAAAAAAAGCTGGCAAAGGTATTGGGCGTTAAAAAAATTACCATGGCACCTAGCGATACCGTGGTTGCTAGTACTGGCTATTTATTGGGAGGGGTAAGCCCATTAGGGCAGAAAAAGCGCCTAGCAACCGTGTTGCATGAAAGCGCGTTAGCACACGAGGTTATTTACGTAAGTGCAGGTAAACGGGGTTTAGAGCTAGAAATAACACCACAACACATTCTTAGCTTAACGCAAGCTAAGGCAGCAGAGATTGCGGCCAGCTAACAAAATCAGGCTTTAGCTTTCTTATAGCGCTTTTTTGGTTTCCGCTAAGCCTTTTTTTTTGCTTATTTAGGCTGGTCGATACTTAGCGACAGCGAATCACCTTCAGCACGTGCTAGCCAGCGTTGTT
Proteins encoded in this window:
- the ybaK gene encoding Cys-tRNA(Pro) deacylase is translated as MTPAITLLKNKRIAHTILKYHHDSNAPSYGLEAADKLNLNPSSVFKTLVVSDETNKLAVALVPVNTTLSEKKLAKVLGVKKITMAPSDTVVASTGYLLGGVSPLGQKKRLATVLHESALAHEVIYVSAGKRGLELEITPQHILSLTQAKAAEIAAS